The following DNA comes from Amycolatopsis solani.
GGCGACTTCACCAGCGTCACGTTCCCCTTCGCGGCGAACCCGGGCGTCACGGTCACCGAAGTGCCCCTGGAGCTGCTTCCGGAGCGGGTCGAAGGCCACGACGTCGTCGCGGTGAGCGTCGTCCAGTCCGCCGACGGGCGGATCGCGGACCTCCCGGCCCTGCGCGCGGCCGCCGAAGCCGCGGGGGCGGCGGTGCTGCTGGACGCCACGCAGGCGGTGGGCTGGCTGCCGCTCGACGTCGCCTGGGCCGATTGGGTGGTCGCGGCGGGCTACAAGTGGCTGCTCTCGCCGCGGGGCTGCGCGTGGCTCTACGTCCGCCCCGACGCGCACGAGCGCACCCGGCCGGTCGCGGCGAACTGGTACGCGGGGGAGGACCCGTGGGCCAGCGTCTACGGCCTCCCGCTGCGCCTGGCCGCCGACGCGCGCGCGTTCGACCTCTCCCCGGTGTGGCTCGCCCAGGTCGGCGCCGCGGCAGCGCTGGAGTACCTCGATGGAGTGAATTTGGCGCAGGTGCACGCGCACAACACCGGGCTGGCCGACGCGCTGCTGGAGAAGCTCGGGCTCTCGCCGCGCGGTACCGCGATCGTGTCGCTCGACGCCGATCCGGAGCGGGTG
Coding sequences within:
- a CDS encoding aminotransferase class V-fold PLP-dependent enzyme, with protein sequence MRAFGTDFAVPPGYLNTPSVGIPPAPVAEAVAESVERWRTGATRPGEFDQYVVRSRAGFARLLGVGAERVAIGASASQLVANVAAALPAGTRVLAAEGDFTSVTFPFAANPGVTVTEVPLELLPERVEGHDVVAVSVVQSADGRIADLPALRAAAEAAGAAVLLDATQAVGWLPLDVAWADWVVAAGYKWLLSPRGCAWLYVRPDAHERTRPVAANWYAGEDPWASVYGLPLRLAADARAFDLSPVWLAQVGAAAALEYLDGVNLAQVHAHNTGLADALLEKLGLSPRGTAIVSLDADPERVAAAGIASSLRGGRVRVGFHLYNTVDDVERVLHAFE